One window from the genome of Salvia splendens isolate huo1 chromosome 9, SspV2, whole genome shotgun sequence encodes:
- the LOC121747331 gene encoding CASP-like protein 1F1 produces the protein MANSIASSKYQKIHHGSQILLRILAIATTLSAACIMITNKQVTVVYGIQVDARYSYSPAFKFYAFANIVASALSILSLIVVLLMGRKAVHSAHYFGLFLHDLIVTILLMAGLGAAMGIAYVGKYGNSRSGWMPICEHFGKFCNRGVVSSVLGFMGFFVYLFLTIISANQARKIQA, from the exons ATGGCAAACTCCATAGCATcctcaaaatatcaaaaaattcaTCATGGATCACAAATATTGCTCAGAATTTTGGCCATTGCAACAACTCTCTCTGCAGCATGTATTATGATCACCAACAAGCAAGTCACGGTCGTATACGGCATCCAAGTCGACGCCCGTTACTCCTATTCTCCGGCTTTCAA GTTTTATGCATTTGCAAATATCGTTGCATCTGCATTGTCAATCTTGTCACTGATTGTGGTGTTATTGATGGGGAGAAAGGCCGTGCACTCGGCTCACTACTTCGGCTTGTTCCTCCATGACTTG ATTGTTACAATATTGTTGATGGCCGGATTAGGGGCGGCAATGGGGATTGCGTATGTGGGGAAATATGGGAACTCACGCTCCGGTTGGATGCCGATTTGTGAACATTTTGGGAAATTTTGCAACAGAGGAGTTGTTTCTTCAGTTCTTGGATTTATGggattttttgtttatttattccTCACTATCATCTCAGCTAACCAAGCCCGGAAAATCCAAGCTTGA